AACCGAAGCTTACTTGCCCGTTATGCCGTGGAAATATAAAAGAATGGGTAGTTGATGAGCCTGCTCGGTGTTTCATGAACGCAAAACGTAGAAGCTGTTCTTCCGAGACTTGTGAGTTCAGCGGAACCTACTCTGACCTGAGAAAGCACGCCAGGCTGCTGCATCCAGGGGTGAGGCCATCAGAAGCGGATCCCGAGAGGCAGAGGAGCTGGAGGAGGCTAGAAAGGCAGAGAGACTTGGGTGATTTGCTCAGCACACTGCAGTCTTCTTTTGCAGGAGGAGAAGGAAGAAGCAACAACGACGATGAGATCATGTCGTTTGATGACGGTGGTTGGCTTACAGTTTTCTTCCTCATCCGCGTGTTTAGACCAGAATCGAGTGGCGGTGCAAGGAGTGGTAGTAGTAGCTGGTCAGGTACATCTAGAGCTAGGTCACAGGTAGGTGTGAGGAGGATAAGGTCTTCAAGGCTTTGGGGAGAGAGCTATGAAGGTGAGACAGGAACATCACGTAGAGATGGGGAGAACAATAATAATCCGTCTTCTGATGAACAAGAGTCTGGAACTCAAAGACGCCGTGTCAGAAGAAGATTTTACATTGATGATGATGATGATGATGATGAAGAGGCGTAATGGCTCTCTCTCGCATAATATACAATTTGGTTTTCTAAACTCTATAAAACAAAATATGGGGGAAGCTTTGTATTAATAACCCCATACTCGTTAAAAACATATTCTGTAAAATTTCTTTGCAGTTTGAAAAAAGTTTCCATTGAGAAACAAAATGTTACAAATAATCTTATTATACCGTTTTACAAAATGTTAAAATAATGGCTCCAGTGACACTTCATCTCCATCTTCAAATCCAGCTGTATCTCTGTCTTTGATGTTCGCAGGCACGTACTTGGGGGTAACCCTGAACGCATACCTGTTGAAAGAACACAACAAGAAGGTGATTGCTGCATCAAGAAACTAAACAAGGGCATAGATTTACAGAAGGATCTTTCTTCCAATGTGGATGCAGAAACTGGTTTGAGCTTATCATCGAAACAAAACATCTTACATAACAACCAACTACAATCTAGTTCCTTGGTTCTCACTTCTTGCCTTGAGGCCACAAACACATCTAACCAAAACATCACCAAGACTCTCATCTGGGTCACATTCTATCGAACACTTTGACTACACAAGTTTTATTTGGCAAAAAAAAAGGATAAAAACTAACGCCGTTGCCGGTGATCGAACCCGGGTCACCCGCGTGACAGGCGGGAATACTTACCACTATACTACAACGACTTTGTTGCTGACGATACTACACAAAAGCTTGATATTTCGTGAATGTATGTTAATAGAAAAGGAATGAGGAGTACCTTAAATGAAGTGGTAGGGAAGTAGAGACGGTGACAATAGCGGGAGGAGAGAGTGAGAGGAACGGCCATGGAGGGCACAGCAGATGAGAAACTTCTCAAAAGCTTTCAGAGATAAGATGATGTTGATGAGAAACTCAATTAAACGACGTCAGTTTAGGCATAGTACTCAATTGCTTAATGGGCCTTTATGCCGCATTTTGTGTTTTTTACCGAACACCTATTTCACTGTTTTCATCCAATCCTTCTTTTGATTAGGTTAAATGTCTCCTATCTTTCACTCTCTTTTCCCTCGGTTTCCAATATGCTAGTTTTATTGGTTGTGTTTGTTGTACTATTACGATCTGTGGTAACTGTATCGCTCTTGATAGGAACATTTTAACAAAAGGAAAAGAAGTCTCATCTTGTAAAATCTCTTCTCTCCATGTTCTTAATTTAGCAACTTTGGTCTAGGAAAAATATTTATGGCTTTCCAGATTTGTCTTCTTTCTATATACTACTTCTCCATTTGTAAACAATAATTTTTCAACTATATATAAATTTTTAAACAATATAGATTTTTCTAATTTATATATTATTTATTCATATACATACAACCAAATGTTCAACTATACAACCCCAAACTAACGTAATCATATATTTTACATAATCACAATCGCATACAACACTACATATACTTTTTTGCGTTTTGTACCATCTGAATGTTTGCCAAATCCTCGCTTCATTTCACGACCACAAGAGAACACTCTGTAGTAGGTAAACACCTGCATTTATATAAGGATAGTGGTCATTGTATTTGTTATTCGTTCATTACAACAAATTATTATACTGAACTAAACGATAAACGAAGACTACTTAAATATATTCATAACGATACTTCGTAGGCGTGGAAGTTCGGATCTTCTGATAGCGTTCGGACCAGTTCCTTTCAGGACCGGGTCTTAAAAATTTAGACCCAATAGATACTTAGAAATTTTAGGTTCGGGTTTGGATCGGTTCTTTTCGGATCCGGGTCAGTTCGGATCTATAACTAAAAAAATCCATAAAATACCCGTAATTTTCCTGGTTCATATTGGGTCCAGGTCGGGTTCGGATATTTATGATATGAAAATGATATGACATATCCAACTCCATCAAATATAGTCGATATTTGTCATATATATCTAAAATTTTACAAAATAACTTTAATAAAACTATTAATAATTAAAATAAAACATTTTAAAC
This genomic interval from Brassica oleracea var. oleracea cultivar TO1000 chromosome C2, BOL, whole genome shotgun sequence contains the following:
- the LOC106327848 gene encoding uncharacterized protein LOC106327848 is translated as MPKERKHRSVSHERLRGSSLYCESSRALKPSEKQVKEWEEARCPVCMEHPHNGILLVCSSYDNGCRPYMCDTSHRHSNCFDQYRKASKQTPTETEGVVAEAASVVTVVNPREGEGIVEAEAEQEKGKPKLTCPLCRGNIKEWVVDEPARCFMNAKRRSCSSETCEFSGTYSDLRKHARLLHPGVRPSEADPERQRSWRRLERQRDLGDLLSTLQSSFAGGEGRSNNDDEIMSFDDGGWLTVFFLIRVFRPESSGGARSGSSSWSGTSRARSQVGVRRIRSSRLWGESYEGETGTSRRDGENNNNPSSDEQESGTQRRRVRRRFYIDDDDDDDEEA